TGTGCGCGGCGTAGCGGCCCGTGCGGCGCTCGTACCGCTCGTACTTGGGCACAAAGCGCAGGTGCTCGCGCTCGACGACGGCCGTCTTGTCCATCTTCGAGGACACGACCTTGCCGGCGATGCGGAAGCCGCGGACGCGCAGCGTGCCGTGGAAGGGGCAGTCGCCGTCGTCGCAGGTCCGCTCCGGCGCCGGCACGTCGATGCCGATGTTGCGGGCGGCCTGCGAAGCGCCGCGCGTGCGGGACCGGGCGGCCGTGCCTTTCTCCGTCGTTGCTTGCTTGGCCATGTCGTCACCTTGGTTGAAACGTCAGCCTCGGAGGCGATCCTCCGGGCGCTTGGCGATCGTCGATCCTTCCACGACCGCCTCCGAGCCGTCGGGGGCCTTCACGCGGAACGTGCTTCCGCGCTTGGGAACGACGCGCTCGCGGTCGTCCGACGCGATGCGGAGGGTCTCCCGGGTCTCGTCCACGACGGTGCCCGCGATGCCCGCGTAGGGGGCGGGGGCGAGCACCTCCGCGTGGAATCCGATCCAGTCCGTCCGCGTCACGTCGATCCTCCTCACTTCACTTCCGCGTTGAATCCCATGTTCTCGAGCACCTGCTTCACCTTCTGCCGGTGCTCGCCCTGAAGCTCGATCTTGC
This genomic stretch from Candidatus Thermoplasmatota archaeon harbors:
- a CDS encoding ribonuclease P protein subunit; this encodes MTRTDWIGFHAEVLAPAPYAGIAGTVVDETRETLRIASDDRERVVPKRGSTFRVKAPDGSEAVVEGSTIAKRPEDRLRG